In Aphelocoma coerulescens isolate FSJ_1873_10779 chromosome 3, UR_Acoe_1.0, whole genome shotgun sequence, a single window of DNA contains:
- the CGAS gene encoding cyclic GMP-AMP synthase encodes MDSAGGRGARARRETRPAAPRGRGAGKGAARSPARGRVAGECPSGAATLRAPRTDGPPARGGRSARRAPAARELPAGAAAGGAEALPAPRSRAPAARAPAAPRSVPTVPDGALAAPARRPPPAADALRLREVLSRLSLTREDVSEAATLVNGVISHLVQAIRGKDSCFSSIERQSAGSYYERVKISEPNEFDIMLVMPVERIQLDESDDTGAYYYVSFKRTPKEKGFLKFLDEDGKLSAFKMLQALREIIKQEVKNIKDTEVTVARKKVGSPAITLQIKNPPSEISVDIILTLEAQHSWPLSTQGGLKIEQWLGKKVKRDMRFRSLYLVAKPNKKEKVLRGNTWRLSFSHIEKDMIKNHGNSKTCCESDGPKCCRKGCLKLLKYLLEQLKMKHPKELEKFCSYHVKTAFFHSCVTWPNDSEWHLGDLDHCFQQCLEFFVGCLQKSQLAHFFIPQYNLLSLEDKARHHFLSRKISHELNNGFPVFHENY; translated from the exons ATGGACAGCGCGGGCGGCAGGGGAGCGCGGGCCAGGCGGGAGACGCGTCCCGCAGCTCCGCGGGGTCGGGGCGCGGGGAAGGGCGCAGCTCGCAGCCCCGCGCGGGGCCGCGTCGCGGGTGAATGCCCGAGCGGCGCCGCGACCCTCCGGGCCCCGCGGACGGACGGACCCCCCGCCCGGGGCGGCCGCTCGGCACGGCGAGCTCCCGCTGCCCGGGAGCTGCCcgcgggcgcggcggcgggcggcgcagAGGCGCTCCCCGCCCCGCGGAGCAGAGCGCCGGCCGCCAgagcccccgcggccccgcggaGCGTCCCGACGGTGCCCGACGGGGCACTCGCTGCCCcggcccgccgccccccgccggcgGCGGACGCCCTGCGGCTCCGGGAGGTGCTGTCGCGGCTCAGCCTGACCCGCGAAGACGTGTCCGAGGCGGCGACTCTGGTGAACGGGGTGATCTCGCACCTGGTCCAGGCCATCCGCGGCAAGGACAGCTGCTTCAGTTCCATCGAGCGGCAGAGCGCCGGCAGCTACTACGAGCGCGTCAAG ATATCTGAACCAAATGAGTTTGACATTATGCTTGTAATGCCTGTTGAAAGGATTCAGCTGGACGAGTCTGATGATACTGGAGCCTATTATTATGTATCATTCAAAAGAACTCCAAAAGAAAAGGGTTTTTTGAAGTTTTTAGATGAAGATGGAAAATTATCAGCCTTTAAAATGCTTCAAGCACTAAGAGAAATTATTAAACAGGAAGTAAAAAACATTAAAG ATACGGAAGTCACCGTGGCAAGGAAAAAGGTTGGAAGCCCTGCAATAACTCTTCAGATCAAAAATCCTCCATCAGAAATATCAGTGGACATCATCCTGACTTTGGAGGCTCAGCATAGCTGGCCCCTCAGCACACAGGGCGGCCTCAAAATTGAACAgtggctgggaaaaaaagtcaagagAGATATGAGATTTAGATCACTTTATTTAGTAGCcaagccaaacaaaaaagaaaaagttctaAGAG GAAACACCTGGCGGCTCTCCTTCTCACATATTGAAAAGGACATGATAAAGAACCACGGCAACTCAAAGACATGTTGTGAATCCGATGGACCAAAGTGCTGTAG GAAAGGTTGTCTTAAGCTGCTGAAGTACCTTCTAGAGCAACTTAAAATGAAACATCCAAAAGAATTGGAAAAATTCTGTTCATATCATGTCAAAACTGCTTTTTTCCACTCCTGTGTCACGTGGCCAAATGACTCAGAGTGGCACTTGGGAGACCTGGATCATTGCTTTCAGCAATGTCTGGAATTTTTTGTGGGTTGTCTGCAAAAGTCTCAGCTGGCTCACTTTTTTATTCCCCAATACAACTTGCTCAGCCTAGAAGATAAAGCAAGACATCATTTCCTTTCAAGAAAAATAAGCCATGAATTGAACAATGGATTCCCAGTATTTCACGAGAATTATTAA